The proteins below are encoded in one region of Sphaerodactylus townsendi isolate TG3544 linkage group LG06, MPM_Stown_v2.3, whole genome shotgun sequence:
- the MRPL42 gene encoding 39S ribosomal protein L42, mitochondrial: MALASRRAVLTTVRTCFKAFSRQSLAFESAVYCSCHKSTYSAFPDDYNCKVELAVTSDGKTIVCYHPSVDIPYEHTRPIPQLDPVDFKAETHDQVLKSKLEVEELNNKQGPTIEELSRMFYTTKHRWYPVGQYHTRRKKTNPPKDR, translated from the exons ATGGCTTTAGCATCCAGAAGGGCTGTGTTGACTACAGTGAGAACGTGTTTCAAAGCATTCAGTAGGCAATCTCTGGCATTTG AGTCAGCTGTGTATTGTTCTTGCCACAAATCTACATATTCAGCTTTTCCAGATGACTACAATTG caaAGTGGAACTTGCTGTGACATCAGATGGAAAGACCATAGTTTGCTATCACCCTTCGGTGGACATTCCGTATGAGCACACAAGA CCCATTCCGCAGCTTGATCCAGTGGATTTTAAGGCAGAAACACATGATCAAGTGCTGAAATCTAAGTTGGAAGTGGAAGAGCTCAACAACAAGCAAGGTCCTACAATTGAGGAGCTTAGTAGAATGTTTTATACGACAAAACATCGCTGGTATCCAGTGGGACA gTACCATACTAGACGCAAGAAAACCAATCCTCCCAAAGACAGGTGA
- the UBE2N gene encoding ubiquitin-conjugating enzyme E2 N isoform X1 — protein MAGLPRRIIKETQRLLAEPVPGIKAEPDESNARYFHVVIAGPQDSPFEGGTFKLELFLPEEYPMAAPKVRFMTKIYHPNVDKLGRICLDILKDKWSPALQIRTVLLSIQALLSAPNPDDPLANDVAEQWKTNEAQAIETGSVSFILPVTYLILGTGSLPTALPSKDDRMLDGLHL, from the exons ATGGCTGGGCTGCCCCGCAGGATTATCAAG gAAACCCAGCGCTTGCTGGCAGAACCGGTTCCTGGAATAAAGGCAGAACCAGATGAGAGCAATGCACGTTATTTTCATGTGGTCATTGCAGGTCCACAGGATTCCCCCTTTGAGGGTGGGACATTTAAACTTGAACTATTCCTACCGGAAGAATACCCTATGGCAGCGCCGAAAGTACGTTTCATGACCAAAATTTATCATCCTAACGTAGACAAATTGGGAAGAATATGTTTAGATATTTTGAAAG ACAAATGGTCTCCAGCTTTGCAGATTCGTACAGTTCTGCTATCAATCCAGGCTTTGTTAAGCGCTCCCAACCCAGATGATCCACTAGCAAATGATGTAGCTGAGCAGTGGAAGACCAATGAAGCCCAAGCCATAGAAACAGGTAGTGTGTCCTTTATTCTACCTGTCACTTATTTGATTC TTGGGACAGGTAGTTTACCAACAGCCTTACCTAGCAAAGATGATAGAATGCTAGATGGGCTACACTTGTGA
- the UBE2N gene encoding ubiquitin-conjugating enzyme E2 N isoform X2: protein MAGLPRRIIKETQRLLAEPVPGIKAEPDESNARYFHVVIAGPQDSPFEGGTFKLELFLPEEYPMAAPKVRFMTKIYHPNVDKLGRICLDILKDKWSPALQIRTVLLSIQALLSAPNPDDPLANDVAEQWKTNEAQAIETARAWTRLYAMNNI, encoded by the exons ATGGCTGGGCTGCCCCGCAGGATTATCAAG gAAACCCAGCGCTTGCTGGCAGAACCGGTTCCTGGAATAAAGGCAGAACCAGATGAGAGCAATGCACGTTATTTTCATGTGGTCATTGCAGGTCCACAGGATTCCCCCTTTGAGGGTGGGACATTTAAACTTGAACTATTCCTACCGGAAGAATACCCTATGGCAGCGCCGAAAGTACGTTTCATGACCAAAATTTATCATCCTAACGTAGACAAATTGGGAAGAATATGTTTAGATATTTTGAAAG ACAAATGGTCTCCAGCTTTGCAGATTCGTACAGTTCTGCTATCAATCCAGGCTTTGTTAAGCGCTCCCAACCCAGATGATCCACTAGCAAATGATGTAGCTGAGCAGTGGAAGACCAATGAAGCCCAAGCCATAGAAACAG